The Tindallia magadiensis genome includes the window ATTGTCGATTTTTCCCCTTCACAGAGAAGACGAATAAAACTCAGAGGGATTTTCGAAGGGTTATCGATCATTATTGAATGGGATGCCGCAGAGCAGAAACTTTATATTAAGCATTGATGTTAATAACTGATCTAATGGTCAGATCCATGCTTTTCCTTTTAATTTAATATAAGTGAAGACCAGCCAAAATTGACTGGTCAATGGTCCTGACTCCCTGATGACCCTAGAGTCCCATATCCTAAAGCTGTTTTTGCACCAATTCCCTGCCATTCCAGAAATTTTTTCATCTGTACTTTCAAAAAGCTATCTATATCCTTATACTTTTCTTGGGCCATGCATTCAGATGTTCTAAGCTTCTCATTTAATAAACTTTCGTCCTTCTTTTTTACCGCTAAATTAATCCTAAAATCCGCCGAGCTTACTGGCCGAAATGTTACCGGTATGGGCGAGTAATAATCCCCCGGATATGCTTTTGTATCGCTATAGTATTGTTGATAGTGAACATTCATGATATCTTCTTCCATTTTGGGTACTTTCTTCGGAAGAGTGTCGAAAAAACATATTTTCCCTTTACGTTCTCCTGTTGCACTTGTCGAAGGTGCTCCGAAAAGATGGCAAAAAAACGGATCAGAAAGAGCGCCACTTTTTGCGTTACCTTCTACCGCTCCATATATTTCATTTATAACCCAGCTTCGAAACCCACCTTTCAGTGCTGATGCCGGTATATATGGAACACCATAAATGTGATGAAGTGCCATAGAAGTGTCGTGAACAGATGGCATCCCTAAACCTATAACCATTCGCCAGTCTGTTGCCGCATCTATTCCAATTACCGTTATTCCCTGTTCTTTCATCTTGTCAAATATCCACTCTTGCCTTTTCTGATGTTGATTAATTATTTCCGATGATTTATTCAAGATTCTGTTCTCAAAGCCAATGTCATCTGTCTTTTCTTTTAGCCCACGCTTCATGTTTTTTCCATCATTATCGCACCTAGAAACACGATTTGCATAAAGACTGTACTGATCTGTCCATGGTTCATTACTACTTCGATCTACCTCTTGTAAAAGAGTTTTTGTCCTCAAAGGTAACATGATTTCATCTAGCTTTATCTCAGATGTTTTATTGGTTTTTCTTTCTTGGTATTTCGGATTCGGACTTTTAGTTTTACCATAGTTGTCTTTGCCTTCAATCTTTACATTAAAAGCCTTAGGCCCTCTTTCTTCTTGTTTTTCTTCATAAGTTACATAAGTTCCTTCTTTCAGTTCGCCTGGCTTGATATTTTTGTAGTTTTCAATAGAACTAATGTGCAAAAATGCATCTCTTTCCCCATAGGCTGGTTCCGGTTTAATAAACCCAAACCCTTTCTCATCATTGTACCATTTGATTTTCCCTTTTAGTCGATTTTCACTCATTCTTGTACATCCCCTTTGAATTCGGCTTCTGCAAAACGTCTGAGCCAGTTGAGGAATGCCAGAGCTTCCTTTGTCATCTGTCTGTAGTCATCATTTTTGCTTTTAACAATTGTTTCCATCAGATCTTTTTCATCTGCAAGGCCAGTGTCACGAAGCCTTTTCTGAATGTGTTTATACAAAAAATCATACGCTCTTTCCTCTGCTTTTCCTTTTCCTTTTTTAGAATTGACGAAGGCAATTGAAGCACCAAATCCATTGTTAAGAATAAGCATTGGCAGTTTTTTTGCATAGGCACGATAAGATGCCTTTGTTTTTTCCAAAAAATCTTTTGAATCAGATTCCTCTTTTTTATGCAATTCCATAATACTATCGTAGGCCGTATTGGCCCGTTCCATTTCAATATCTTTACGCCGAGACATGGCTATTCACCTCCCATAAGTTTTGTGCTAACAATACCTTTTCCTATGGTAGCGTTAGCTCCAATCTGTAACAGGGATGGAAAATTTCCACTAAAATATTCTTCTACCTGTTTTGCATTTTTTTCCGGATCTGGTGATTTACTAAAACCATTTTCTACAATACCATAAAGAGACGAGAACAGTGCAAAACTGTACATCACTGTATCTGTCGGGAGATACTCTTCATTGAACAGCCCAGTATTGGTGACCGTTCCGGTTTCGTTATCAATTTTTGTTCTGGTGACAACTTCTGTTGACAAAGTAATAAAGTCATTAAAATCGTTATCCGGAAGTATCACAAGGGATGTTTCCAGTTTTTCTTTCATTGCCTTGTGCTCTTCTCCCTGTGGCAAAATTCTTTCTGCCAGCCATTGTGCAATTTTTGTACATTCTTCGCTTTCTTCTACTGAGAAACTATACTCTTCCAGTATAATGTTTTTGTCTTTTTTATTTCCATTAATAAGCAGTTGGCTCTTTTGTGGCAAAATCGCTGTGTGTGTGTCACTTAACCCTATTTTAAGTAATTCTTGAGACATCCCTGAAATCGTCCCAAGATCTTTTCTTAGTCTTTCTAAAACATCAGGACAGGTAATCCATGCGAACACGCCTTTCATAGATTTCACGGGAAAAAGAAGTAGTCGAGCATCTGTAAAACCAAGAGCAGCGGCAAACTGCTGGTTATTTTTGAACTTATCTGTTATTTCTTTGTTTTTTTCTGAAGAATCATAGCCAAAAACAATGTGGTTTTTTATTTTCTCATCCTTTGACTTTGCTTTGTCTTCAAAAGCTTCCCGAATGCAACCCTTCAAACCGGATGCTTCGATTTTAGGGTAATTTGTTGTGGATTCCCGCTGAATTGGCATGTCGATTATTCCTATATCCGTACCACTTCCAACGTGAAGCGGTGTTTCGCAGAGCATAAAAAAAGGTTTTGATATTTGATACATTGTATTTCCTCCTGTTCTTTTGTATTGGTTGACAAATTTTCTTGCAAAGGCTAATCAATTTTTATTTCTTTTATATAATCGTTCATTTTTGCACGCATGAAGTATTGATACGGGTTTTGATCGAAGTGACCCTTTGGATCTTTATCTCTTCCATAGGGTATAACAACACTAAAAGCTTTGAATGAAACTTTTTCTTTAAACAGATCTTTCAACTGCTTCACAATCTCCTTTTGATTATTTATGTGTATTTCTTTATTGACTGCATAAATATAGAGATGATATTCCTTTATATTGGGACTCTTTGGGCTAGAAATTTTTCCCTCCAGAAATTTGATTTGCTTCGCCAATTTACCTTTTCCTGTAATTTCAATTTTTTTTCTGTTTTTTCCTACTTCATTTTTTACTTCTCCATATGACTTTACTTCGCCTATAATAATCTCATTTCTTTCATTATTTTTGCTCTCCAAAACAATATCATACTCTTTTTCTCCACCTGCCCACTCAGGCTTTACACTGTGTTTTACACGATTAAAGGTTACTCCGTCAACTTTATAAGGATTTTCTATTAAATACTCATATACTTTGTATTCAACCAAAAATCCATGTACATTTTTCGCTACGTGAAGCTCTTTTTCAATGATATTGACAAAGAAGTTTCCTAAGCTGGTTCTATCATATTTTTCTCCAGATTTTCTTAAAAGTTTCCGCTCAACTAACACCTTTAGTTCTTTGCTGTCATTTGGAAATTTATCCGGTTCACTTAAGTAGGGGTAGAATTCTTCGGCAAATGCCGCATCTACTTGTACAGGCAAGTGTGCTACAGAAATAAGACTTTCGCTATCTTCATAAATATATACCATTTCAATTTTATACGTTTGGGAAAACAGCGTTAAAAAAGGCAACAATGCTTTATAGCCACCAGAGCCATTAATGATGATGCTGTCTTCTACAGGTTTTTGAGGTTTTTTTTGTGTTTTCGCCTCATCCTCCATCTCTTTTTTCTTTTTCTTCAAAATATCATTAACGCACTCAAACAGATTCTCAATTCCCTTGCTTTCAAAATCTTCAAAATTACCAACTTGTAGCCCTGGTATATCCATTAATTCTAAAGGTTCTTTTTCCACCATTACCCATTGATCGTTTATTTTCTCAAGAATCTCTTTTTTGAGTACTACCTCTTTTTCTTCTTCATTATATTTCGCGTTAATACTCTCAATAAATGCATTAATATTTTTCTTGATTAGCTCAGCAACATATTTTGATGCTGCCGTATCAGTTATCAGCAGTTTAATTTCTATTTCAAGTTTTTCGCAATAGGGCTTTTCTTTAAATACTTTTTCAATAATCTTAAAAAGCGTTTTCACTTCTGCGCAAGCATCCATATTAAAATGATGGGGATCATCTATCATTTCCCAGGAGTTGTCTGCTTTTACAATGTTATTAAGCCAAACACTTAGTGCATCATCTACTATTTTTTCCCTTTTTTGAAAATCCTTTGCACTTTTACCGTCCACCTTATTCTCAAAATCTTTAACAGGTCTTGACTTCCATTCATCCTCACCATCAAAAGCATCTCCAACTTCTTTTTTACAGTAATTACTCAGTAAAGATGTCCCAACAGTGGTAATAATCGTTTTCTTTTGTTCCTTTTCTGCTAACTGGTCTTGAAGTTTCATTAAACTCTCATTACTCTTTAAGTTCCTCAAAATCTCCACCCCATTTCGCTATATACGAAAGTCCAAATCCTTCTTTTCCTAACTTGTTCTCCATTATACTTCTATTATGAAAACACTTTATAACTTCTTCCTTTGTTCCTTCTTCGATTTTCATATAATAGACGCTTCCCGCCGGCACCGCCCGTTTCATCGGTTTTGGCTGGTTTAAATTTTGATCATATCCACCCACCGCCAGTGGTTTACCTGTAGCTGCAGAAAGGACTTTAACCTTTGTATTACCAATATAACCAGTCAAATTGATTTTATCTATAAAGTCTGGCAGCCATCCATTTTCGAAAACAGCAGGAGTTATGAGACATATTTTAAAATAGTCTCCATCGATTTCAGGTTGTTCTAAATAAAACTTATCTGACGTTTTTTTGTATACCGTCGCCTTCCCTTCTCCACCCAGTTTTAGTATTCCCTTTTCAGGAATATCTATACCCTCAAAATCTACCAACAAGGATACGTCGTTTGTCCGATTCATGTTGATAAGGTATAACATACTTTCTTTTGCACTCCGTGTATCGTAATCTCTTGCAATGCCTATTCTAGCTTCTGAAGAAACATAATCACTGAGTAAAGAAACTTTTAGTTGTTCACAATCCTCATTTATATAGTTGGAAAGATTCATGTCGCTGATAAAACCATCCGCAATACTTTGAATCATTTTGTTATAAGACAGTATATATTCTGTTGGTACACTGCTTTTCATAGAATCGTTGGTTGTGGGTTTTAGACATACTGCCTGATAAGACTTGTTTCTTTTCTCTTTCTTTCTTAGATTAATACTCTTTTCCTTCTCAAATACCAGATCCAACGGTGCTGGAATGCAGAGTGTATTTTTTATTACAAGAACAATCCCATTAATTTTTAAGTTTGCTGAAGGATCTTCGACAGAGTTCAAGCTTCCATCTTTAATCAAATCATGCAACAACTCTGGACGCTGTCCAAAATAAGCGCTTCTCAGAGCACCATAGATAGCGGATGGTAAGGGTGGAAATATTCCATCCGCAACATTTTCGCTTCCCATATTAAAAGGTTTGCCGTCTCTAAAGAACACTGTGTCAATTGCCTTAATTCTAATTAACATTGTGAACATCCTTTACAAGTGTTTTTAATACCATCAGTATATTTACTAAACTCTCATTTGGCCTTCTGATTACGCTATTTCTATCC containing:
- the cmr6 gene encoding type III-B CRISPR module RAMP protein Cmr6 — protein: MLPLRTKTLLQEVDRSSNEPWTDQYSLYANRVSRCDNDGKNMKRGLKEKTDDIGFENRILNKSSEIINQHQKRQEWIFDKMKEQGITVIGIDAATDWRMVIGLGMPSVHDTSMALHHIYGVPYIPASALKGGFRSWVINEIYGAVEGNAKSGALSDPFFCHLFGAPSTSATGERKGKICFFDTLPKKVPKMEEDIMNVHYQQYYSDTKAYPGDYYSPIPVTFRPVSSADFRINLAVKKKDESLLNEKLRTSECMAQEKYKDIDSFLKVQMKKFLEWQGIGAKTALGYGTLGSSGSQDH
- the cmr3 gene encoding type III-B CRISPR module-associated protein Cmr3; this encodes MLIRIKAIDTVFFRDGKPFNMGSENVADGIFPPLPSAIYGALRSAYFGQRPELLHDLIKDGSLNSVEDPSANLKINGIVLVIKNTLCIPAPLDLVFEKEKSINLRKKEKRNKSYQAVCLKPTTNDSMKSSVPTEYILSYNKMIQSIADGFISDMNLSNYINEDCEQLKVSLLSDYVSSEARIGIARDYDTRSAKESMLYLINMNRTNDVSLLVDFEGIDIPEKGILKLGGEGKATVYKKTSDKFYLEQPEIDGDYFKICLITPAVFENGWLPDFIDKINLTGYIGNTKVKVLSAATGKPLAVGGYDQNLNQPKPMKRAVPAGSVYYMKIEEGTKEEVIKCFHNRSIMENKLGKEGFGLSYIAKWGGDFEELKE
- the cmr5 gene encoding type III-B CRISPR module-associated protein Cmr5, with the translated sequence MSRRKDIEMERANTAYDSIMELHKKEESDSKDFLEKTKASYRAYAKKLPMLILNNGFGASIAFVNSKKGKGKAEERAYDFLYKHIQKRLRDTGLADEKDLMETIVKSKNDDYRQMTKEALAFLNWLRRFAEAEFKGDVQE
- the cmr4 gene encoding type III-B CRISPR module RAMP protein Cmr4, whose protein sequence is MYQISKPFFMLCETPLHVGSGTDIGIIDMPIQRESTTNYPKIEASGLKGCIREAFEDKAKSKDEKIKNHIVFGYDSSEKNKEITDKFKNNQQFAAALGFTDARLLLFPVKSMKGVFAWITCPDVLERLRKDLGTISGMSQELLKIGLSDTHTAILPQKSQLLINGNKKDKNIILEEYSFSVEESEECTKIAQWLAERILPQGEEHKAMKEKLETSLVILPDNDFNDFITLSTEVVTRTKIDNETGTVTNTGLFNEEYLPTDTVMYSFALFSSLYGIVENGFSKSPDPEKNAKQVEEYFSGNFPSLLQIGANATIGKGIVSTKLMGGE